A window from Peromyscus eremicus chromosome 1, PerEre_H2_v1, whole genome shotgun sequence encodes these proteins:
- the LOC131902473 gene encoding LOW QUALITY PROTEIN: pre-mRNA cleavage complex 2 protein Pcf11-like (The sequence of the model RefSeq protein was modified relative to this genomic sequence to represent the inferred CDS: inserted 3 bases in 3 codons; deleted 1 base in 1 codon; substituted 1 base at 1 genomic stop codon) — translation MTQQVKLLATKEFLQKTSERLASGEITQDEFLVVVHQIRQLFQDLEGXGEEQRSPFNGHFPLKRPRCEDSDKPFVDGPASRFAGLQTNQQLTALAADRPLFDGPGRPSVRRDGPAKIIFEGPNKLSRRMDGPSTPGSAWFDGSPGQMGGRGPMRFKGPQGQLGGMGPLRFEVPPGPVGTPLELEGTIAQGGGGSFQFESSSSVSFEGYTGGLGFEGPRGKPVGDLRSEDPHGQPVGRLRFDNPQSQPAGGLRFEKGNRPSGAAIRFDGPHDQPGGAIRFEGSFLQQGVVMRFQGPQGQSVADLRLEGHNQLGWNLMXEGIHGQPGVGIRFEGHLVQXGEGMRFESPVPGDGLRIEAPLGQGVPRFEGCHSLRFEGKPGQPSLLTRFDGLRGQPGPRFERTCQPGPQRFAGPPVQQVQPRFDSVPQRFDGPQHQQASRSDVFIGLKGTQQDNHSSQKLESFNQTSPYNDPPGKALNVPSPRLQFQRHEQIFDTPRGPNFNGPQSPGNQNFPNALNRASGHYFDEKNLQSSKLGNLGNLPSPMSVGDIQTSQQVLTGVAQPVAFGQGQQYLSVHPQNAGIFIQNPSGGLPKAYPDHHVSEVDVNELFSKLLKAGLLKLSQPDSTAIQEKEADAQPPSEEAKDQNEDQDVPDLTNFKTEEMKHRYDSIINRLYMGNQCSSCGTRFLTSQRDVHADHLDWHYQQNRTKKDVSRKFTHRRWYCSLKDWIEXEEIADLEEHAEQQCFEKFHKDIVQKSQEASKAKEFQSVPAGPFGALESCEICQEQFEQYWDEEEEEWHLKNAIGVDGKIYHPSCYADDQNTSSFDCKPSAIKTPVENPWNIMLNTVQKDLQEPCESLKVKEEQTDVPPASSEESIATPTDIKTENNTVESV, via the exons atgactcagcaggtgaagCTGCTTGCGACCAA AGAATTCCTTCAAAAGACGAGTGAACGTTTAGCTTCTGGTGAAATTACACAGGATGAATTCCTTGTTGTTGTGCATCAAATACGACAGCTCTTTCAGGATCTAGAAG GAGGAGAGGAGCAGAGATCTCCATTCAATGGTCATTTTCCACTTAAGCGACCTAGATGTGAAGATTCAGATAAACCATTTGTAGATGGCCCAGCATCAAGATTTGCTGGCCTTCAAACAAATCAGCAGCTTACAGCTTTAGCTGCAGACCGACCATTATTTGATGGGCCTGGTAGGCCATCTGtgaggagagatggcccagccaaGATTATTTTTGAAGGACCTAATAAGTTAAGCCGTAGAATGGATGGACCTTCTACACCGGGTTCTGCTTGGTTTGATGGATCACCAGGACAAATGGGGGGAAGAGGTCCTATGAGATTCAAAGGTCCACAAGGTCAGTTAGGAGGTATGGGCCCTTTGAGATTTGAAGTTCCTCCAGGACCAGTAGGAACACCTCTGGAATTGGAAGGGACAATTGCtcaaggaggaggaggcagtttTCAATTTGAAAGTTCATCTAGTGTGAGTTTTGAAGGATACACAGGTGGTTTGGGATTTGAAGGACCCAGGGGTAAGCCTGTGGGTGATCTCAGGTCTGAAGACCCTCATGGACAGCCTGTGGGCAGACTTAGATTTGATAATCCCCAAAGCCAGCCTGCAGGTGGACTTAGATTTGAGAAGGGTAATCGTCCATCAGGGGCAGCAATTAGGTTTGATGGGCCTCATGATCAGCCAGGTGGTGCTATCAGATTTGAGGGCAGTTTTCTACAGCAAGGAGTTGTAATGAGGTTTCAGGGTCCCCAGGGTCAGTCTGTAGCTGATCTGAGATTGGAAGGACATAATCAATTAGGTTGGAACCTTATGTAGGAGGGAATACATGGCCAACCAGGGGTTGGGATCAGGTTTGAAGGACATTTAGTAC CAGGAGAGGGAATGAGGTTTGAGAGTCCTGTACCAGGAGATGGCCTGAGAATTGAAGCACCTCTGGGTCAAGGTGTTCCAAGATTTGAAGGTTGTCACTCTCTAAGGTTTGAAGGAAAGCCAGGTCAGCCATCACTTTTGACAAGATTTGATGGATTACGTGGCCAGCCGGGTCCTAGATTTGAAAGAACTTGTCAACCAGGACCACAGAGATTTGCTGGGCCACCTGTACAGCAGGTTCAACCAAGATTTGATAGTGTACCTCAAAGATTTGATGGGCCACAACATCAGCAAGCATCAAGATCTGATGTTTTTATTGGTCTGAAAGGTACCCAACAAGACAATCATTCTTCACAAAAGCTTGAATCTTTCAATCAGACTAGCCCATATAATGACCCACCTGGCAAAGCTTTGAATGTTCCATCTCCAAGACTACAATTCCAAAGACATGAACAAATATTTGATACACCTCGAGGACCCAATTTTAATGGACCTCAAAGCCCTGGAAACCAGAATTTCCCAAATGCCCTTAACAGAGCTTCAGGACACTATTTTGATGAAAAGAATCTTCAGAGTTCTAAGTTGGGAAACTTGGGCAATTTACCTAGTCCAATGTCAGTAGGAGATATTCAGACATCTCAACAGGTTCTGACTGGTGTTGCTCAGCCAGTAGCATTTGGCCAAGGACAACAGTATTTATCAGTTCATCCACAGAATGCTGGA ATTTTTATTCAAAATCCTTCAGGAGGTCTTCCTAAGGCATATCCTGATCATCATGTCAGTGAGGTGGATGTAAATGAATTGTTTTCAAAACTGCTAAAAGCAGGACTACTCAAATTGTCACAGCCTGATTCAACTGCAATACAGGAAAAGGAGGCTGATGCTCAGCCTCCCTCTGAAGAGGCAAAGGATCAGAATGAAGATCAAGATGTTCCAGATCTCACTAATTTTAAAACTGAGGAAATGAAACATCGTTATGACAGTATCATAAACCGGCTGTACATGGGGAATCAGTGTTCTTCTTGTGGAACGAGGTTTCTGACATCCCAGAGAGATGTTCATGCAGATCACTTGGACTGGCATTATCAGCAAAATAGAACTAAGAAAGATGTTAGCAGAAAGTTCACTCATAGACGTTGGTACTGCAGTTTAAAGGACTGGATAG CTGAAGAAATAGCTGATCTGGAAGAACATGCAGAACAGCAGTGTTTTGAAAAGTTTCATAAAGACATTGTCCAGAAATCTCAGGAGGCTTCTAAAGCAAAGGAGTTCCAAAGTGTCCCTGCTGGACCATTTGGAGCACTTGAGAGTTGTGAAATCTGTCAAGAACAATTTGAACAGTActgggatgaagaggaggaggaatggcaCTTAAAGAATGCTATTGGAGTAGATGGAAAGATTTACCATCCATCGTGTTATGCAGATGACCAAAACACATCTTCTTTTGATTGTAAACCATCTGCCATCAAGACGCCAGTTGAAAACCCTTGGAACATTATGTTGAACACTGTCCAAAAGGATTTGCAAGAACCCTGTGAAAGTCTCAAAGTTAAGGAAGAGCAAACTGATGTCCCACCAGCCAGTTCAGAAGAAAGTATAGCAACACCCACTgatattaaaacagaaaacaatacagTTGAGTCAGTTTAA